The following nucleotide sequence is from Deltaproteobacteria bacterium.
TTCACCGCAGCGATATAGAGTGGCACTTGTGGTCGCGGTCGCGGCGTCGAACGTGCGAAGAAATTCCGCGCATGAATCTGATAAAATTTTCCAGGAAAATCGATTTCACCTCCGGTGACCATCTTCTCCATAACAAGATGCAGCACCTGAAGATACTCGCGCATTTGCGCTACTGGTTTGCCACCATCGTGGCCAGCATACCAGTTGTTATTACGATGCTCATGCGCGGCACCAAGCCCTAAGATAAACCGACCGTGGCTGAGGAAATCGAGGTCCAGAGCAGCAAACGCAAGCATGACGGGGCTGTGCGTGAAGGCAAGCACGACTCCAGCACCAAGCTTGATACGGTTTACCGACGAAGCGACACCGGCGAGGGGAATCAAGGCAGAGGTCGTCAGTTCACCTTGCCAGAGTGAATCAAATCCAGCCGCTTCGATCTGCTGCGCCCAATCGATCATCGTTTCCGGTGAGTTGCCGGGAAGGAACATGGCGTATTTCATAATAATCAATGAAAAATGAAGAAGGAAAAATGAAAAAAGGAAAAACTGAAAGCCTGAAAAATCTTGGTATCTTTTCAATTCTGCGCTTTTAATTCCTAATTCTTCATTACTCTTCAGCCTTGTGTCATCTTCCACTCCTCAATCTTCTTCAACGCCTCAGCAGGAGAGATTCCTGCACGGGCAATCAACCAACAGGTAATGGGAGCAGCTATACGTTCCGAAGAATGGGCAGCTTCACCAGCGAGCGCGAGTAAATCACGTACTTCATCCCCTGTGGGAGGTTCAACACCAAGAAGCCCAGAAACCCCAGTGAACCATTCTTTTGCGGTCATACCGTCCTCCATCCGTGCCGTTGCGCCACTCATCATAAGAAGATATGCACGCAGGGTCCATGAGGGCAGCGTGAGAGTGAGGCACGAGTACGATCTATGCCAGCCAATGCCAACGACGCATCTGACAACCAACCGACAGACAGTTCCCCCACATCGCCATTCAAGTCTCCCGGCTTCCAACGCTACTGGATTGGCCGACTGTGCGCGATTTTTGCCACCCAGATGCAGTCAGTCGCGGTTGGCTGGCAGGTGTATGAGATGACCCAGCAACCACTCGACCTGGGGCTCGTGGGTCTCGCTCAATTTCTCCCGGCTCTTGGTCTCGTCTTTGTTACAGGACATGTCACCGATCGTTATGATCGTCGTTATGTTCTTGCCGCCTGTATTGCAGTTGAAGCGATATGCGCGTTGGTCTTCTTCGGGTTGACCGTCGCAGGACATATGAGCCGTAGTTGGATTTTTGCCGCGCTGGTATTGTTCGGTACAGCGCGTGCCTTTGAGTTCCCAGCGGCGTTTGCGTTGATGCCGAACCTCGTTCCCGCTCACCAATTCACCAGAGCTGCAGCCTGGAACTCTTCAATGTGGCAGGTTGGCACGATTGGGGGTCCAGCGCTCGGCGGATTCCTGTACGCTTTCGGACCAAGCGCTGTCTATGGCATCTGTGTTGGACTCTTGCTAATCGGTGCGCTGTTGGTGAGTATGATTCCGTTCGCACGTACAGTCTCGACCGAACGCAAGGTCGTCACATGGGCGTCAGTCACAGCCGGGCTGCATTTCATTCGTCAACAACCGATCGTGCTTGGCGCAATTTCTCTCGATCTGTTCGCTGTGTTGTTAGGTGGAG
It contains:
- a CDS encoding MFS transporter, whose protein sequence is MPANANDASDNQPTDSSPTSPFKSPGFQRYWIGRLCAIFATQMQSVAVGWQVYEMTQQPLDLGLVGLAQFLPALGLVFVTGHVTDRYDRRYVLAACIAVEAICALVFFGLTVAGHMSRSWIFAALVLFGTARAFEFPAAFALMPNLVPAHQFTRAAAWNSSMWQVGTIGGPALGGFLYAFGPSAVYGICVGLLLIGALLVSMIPFARTVSTERKVVTWASVTAGLHFIRQQPIVLGAISLDLFAVLLGGAIALLPIYAKDILLVGPWGLGLLRSAPAIGALVMALYFTQRPIRKRAGVTLLAAVGVFGVATIGFALSHTLWFSMAMLALCGAADMVSVVIRRVIIQLATPDEMRGRVGAVESVFIGASNELGEFESGVTAAWFGTVPAAVLGGVGTIAVVLLWSWRFPQLRKVDALEEVG